In Gossypium raimondii isolate GPD5lz chromosome 12, ASM2569854v1, whole genome shotgun sequence, a single window of DNA contains:
- the LOC105761917 gene encoding uncharacterized protein LOC105761917 encodes MPLEQEIGDVEGIHKLKEVISDLHYRNFMDVEQIMNYPSENESLMESPTDEEIIQGVMDVPVDDEQDPNDSSVLPDISPKEAFLAMGTFKSYLIQHEKNIPNLVYALLKVKDEIVYDSHAKTKQLTIDAYFSKE; translated from the coding sequence ATGCCTCTTGAACAAGAAATTGGTGATGTTGAAGGcattcataaattaaaagaagtaATTTCTGATTTACACTATAGAAATTTCATGGATGTTGAGCAGATTATGAATTATCCAAGTGAAAATGAATCTTTGATGGAGTCACCTACGGATGAAGAAATTATTCAAGGAGTAATGGATGTGCCAGTTGATGACGAGCAAGATCCAAATGACAGTAGTGTTTTACCAGATATTTCTCCAAAAGAGGCTTTTCTAGCTATGGGTACCTTCAAGAGTTATTTAATACAACATGAGAAGAATATACCAAATTTGGTTTATGCCCTTCTAAAAGTTAAAGATGAAATTGTATATGATTCACATGCAAAGACGAAGCAGTTAACTATAGATGCATATTTTagcaaagaataa